A genomic segment from Chitinophaga flava encodes:
- a CDS encoding ATP-binding protein — protein MSDTLRQHAELLYAPELEELKKQDSGKRPHNWLLSPQSVVTYLVGGKLKNGFEISPKYIGSKRLMEIAVATLATDRALLLYGLPGTAKSWVSEHLAAAISGDSTRIVQGTAGTSEESIRYGWNYARLLAEGPSRQALVETPVMRAMQEGKIARIEELTRIGADVQDTLITILSEKTLPVPELNTEVQAAKGFNLIATANNRDKGVNELSSALKRRFNTVILPVPGTMEEEIDIVKRRVESFEKVMELPAEKPALEEIRRIVTIFRELRNGITEDGKTKIKSPGGTLSTAEAISVVNSGLTLAAYFGDGRLTAADLAAGIIGAVVKDPVQDKLVWQEYLETVVKTREDWKDVYRACRDLQ, from the coding sequence ATGTCAGACACTTTACGCCAACATGCTGAGCTCCTTTATGCACCGGAACTGGAAGAACTGAAAAAACAGGACAGTGGCAAACGGCCGCATAACTGGCTGCTGTCGCCTCAATCAGTAGTAACCTACCTGGTAGGCGGCAAACTGAAAAACGGTTTTGAAATCAGTCCAAAATACATTGGCAGCAAAAGGCTGATGGAAATTGCGGTGGCGACACTGGCTACAGACAGGGCTTTGCTGCTTTACGGCTTACCTGGTACTGCCAAAAGCTGGGTCAGCGAACATCTTGCAGCTGCTATCAGCGGCGATTCTACCCGTATCGTGCAGGGTACTGCCGGCACCAGCGAAGAAAGTATCCGTTATGGCTGGAACTACGCCAGATTGCTGGCTGAAGGCCCTTCCCGTCAGGCGCTGGTGGAAACACCGGTGATGCGTGCCATGCAGGAAGGCAAGATCGCCCGTATTGAAGAGCTGACGCGTATAGGCGCCGACGTACAGGACACTCTTATCACCATTCTCTCCGAAAAAACCCTGCCCGTTCCGGAATTAAACACGGAAGTGCAGGCCGCCAAAGGGTTTAACCTGATTGCTACTGCCAACAACCGCGACAAAGGTGTCAATGAACTGTCCAGCGCTTTAAAACGTAGGTTCAACACCGTTATTCTGCCAGTGCCAGGCACCATGGAAGAAGAAATAGATATTGTGAAAAGAAGAGTGGAAAGTTTCGAAAAAGTGATGGAGTTGCCGGCCGAAAAGCCTGCACTGGAAGAGATACGCCGGATCGTTACCATCTTCCGGGAACTGCGCAATGGTATCACCGAAGATGGCAAGACCAAGATCAAATCACCAGGCGGTACCCTCAGCACGGCGGAAGCTATCTCTGTTGTCAACAGCGGGCTTACCCTCGCCGCTTATTTTGGCGATGGCAGGCTTACCGCGGCCGACCTGGCTGCCGGTATCATTGGTGCTGTAGTGAAAGACCCGGTACAGGACAAACTGGTATGGCAGGAATATCTTGAAACCGTCGTAAAAACAAGAGAAGACTGGAAAGATGTGTACCGTGCCTGCCGCGATTTGCAATAA
- a CDS encoding pirin family protein: MEKKILHVLEGREKRITDTEVVRQSLPTMQFRFANPFIVVHHMPAKYFAPGSPEDRLHPHPHRGFAPVTFMLQGQGYHRDNAGNAMTVTAGDVQWMFAGKGILHSEGPSEDFLREGGTYELLQLWFNVPAARKGENPYYQYIKGTDMPPVAQADGVSLTLVSGDYEGKTGPLQNYTPITAIWGSIQAGKKVTLKATPGYWTLLYAIDGQITVNGTTVDGYHLVVFDKDDASPDIQITANETTRLLYLCAEPINEPIAAKDNFVMNTAEEIEQAFADYKNGLFGTLEA; encoded by the coding sequence ATGGAAAAGAAAATCCTGCATGTGCTGGAAGGCCGGGAGAAACGGATTACAGACACAGAAGTGGTAAGACAGTCACTGCCTACGATGCAGTTTCGTTTTGCTAATCCATTTATTGTGGTGCACCATATGCCCGCAAAATACTTCGCACCGGGATCACCGGAAGACAGACTGCATCCCCATCCGCACCGCGGTTTTGCTCCGGTAACGTTTATGCTGCAGGGGCAGGGCTATCACCGCGATAATGCCGGCAACGCCATGACGGTTACCGCCGGTGATGTACAATGGATGTTTGCAGGTAAAGGGATACTCCATAGTGAAGGCCCTTCAGAAGATTTTCTCAGAGAAGGCGGTACCTATGAACTGCTGCAGCTCTGGTTCAACGTGCCAGCCGCCCGCAAAGGCGAAAATCCATATTATCAGTATATAAAGGGTACAGACATGCCTCCTGTAGCTCAGGCTGATGGGGTATCGCTCACCCTCGTCAGCGGCGACTACGAAGGTAAAACAGGCCCGCTGCAGAATTATACACCCATCACTGCCATCTGGGGTAGCATACAGGCTGGTAAAAAGGTAACGTTAAAGGCTACACCGGGTTACTGGACTTTATTGTACGCAATAGACGGACAAATCACCGTCAACGGAACTACTGTAGATGGATACCATCTGGTAGTATTTGATAAGGACGATGCCAGCCCGGACATACAGATCACCGCCAATGAAACAACCCGCCTGCTTTATCTCTGCGCAGAGCCTATCAACGAGCCCATAGCGGCCAAAGATAATTTTGTGATGAATACGGCTGAAGAAATAGAACAGGCTTTTGCTGACTATAAGAATGGACTCTTTGGTACGCTGGAAGCCTGA
- a CDS encoding DUF4132 domain-containing protein, with translation MPYTKETILPFIERQQQLYEDSGHSTLLQDGVDFLTGQTILPPVYTDVAIAREMGVFIQLLKLPDQWDDNDRLVLQLLSDPLVWQQCRERFLQHIVPMLDTPGSASAIVLRFSYFTSYLQQRGCSTEDIGSMMIGYSGDGNNFDLSPLKFTPLRKFLQDLIKSAEWNIIDAYVQTWKQKGWNSLFFRLLAKGHPDKEMDYLEPVLMQSGKGFVNVELSRVLLQTNYDKYRALIEKAVDHLATLPDYSAQLNGFYLLARYQPDHYHPLLIKAAYAYLQESDSSLTSQAFRQQQAEMGNPSQLPAPDVMAVTQLLLLDKQPALRYLDEHLSEKRYLHPEVFKLLRQELGASATPLLLKAIENDYDAKHIFPLLTQADTSLYADQLWDFTLHKLKSVRTLVAVILADHPQALEKAGVLLQHKKAEQRLTAVQILCKLNTPAAKDLLQQALHKEINDDARDLMLETLGTSISGADDETTVQQLVAFAKKRGKLTRPLETWLDDSSLPPLFLRNGMQLTQDMLRFLLYRMSRIKEIRSDIEARPLLRLVDRTTSGPFAQHLFNLYTARNGDAKVKYLLALAALTGDQELATLLEQSLSQWINDKRLRMAEHGAGALAIHGSKQALAAVEFLSRKYRVRKSNVGAAALAGLQHAAAELGLTMHELGDRIIPDFGFNGLFLPFQVKDDTYHVFIDQHFKPGYINNKHKRLKSIPAATPAATKDAFKQLGKAVAETVKSQTGRLEHFLVMQRRWVPEQWQQCFLHNPVMFVYANRLLWALYNEQEQLITCFQCRDNGALTDLHGDAVSIPSGASIRILHPLYLDGAQLRQWQQRFTEEGIVSVFPQLERPVASLPPQQAATTLVHDFEDIALESTLLNKHMEQKGWKLSEGSDGKYVYAYHKTDDENQLEVIVEMSSIYKEEGFQYKLGKLYFIDKTKASQRWFRSTDKDAADCLLPLGHVPPVFYSEAITDLTISRTMAEVA, from the coding sequence ATGCCATATACTAAGGAAACTATACTACCTTTTATCGAACGACAGCAACAGCTTTATGAAGACAGCGGGCATTCCACCCTGCTTCAGGACGGGGTAGATTTCCTTACCGGACAAACGATCCTCCCACCCGTATACACGGATGTGGCCATTGCCCGGGAAATGGGCGTCTTTATCCAGCTGCTGAAGCTGCCGGACCAATGGGACGATAACGACCGCCTGGTATTACAACTGCTCTCAGACCCACTTGTCTGGCAGCAATGCAGGGAACGGTTTCTGCAACATATTGTGCCCATGCTGGACACTCCCGGCTCCGCTTCCGCTATCGTGCTGCGTTTCAGCTATTTCACCAGCTACCTTCAACAAAGGGGTTGTTCGACCGAAGATATCGGTTCTATGATGATCGGCTATTCCGGTGATGGTAACAATTTTGACCTTTCACCGCTGAAATTCACGCCGCTGCGCAAATTCCTGCAAGACCTGATCAAAAGCGCGGAATGGAATATCATTGATGCTTACGTACAGACCTGGAAACAAAAAGGATGGAACTCCCTTTTCTTCCGGCTTCTTGCCAAAGGACACCCGGACAAGGAGATGGACTACCTGGAGCCAGTACTGATGCAGTCTGGCAAAGGCTTTGTCAATGTTGAGCTGTCGAGGGTGCTGTTGCAAACCAACTACGACAAATACAGGGCGCTTATAGAGAAGGCAGTAGACCATCTCGCCACATTGCCTGACTATAGTGCACAACTCAACGGCTTTTATCTGCTGGCACGTTATCAGCCAGACCACTATCATCCTCTGCTCATAAAAGCCGCATATGCCTACCTGCAGGAAAGCGACAGCAGCCTTACCAGTCAGGCCTTCCGCCAGCAACAGGCTGAAATGGGTAACCCTTCTCAGCTGCCGGCCCCTGATGTGATGGCCGTAACACAGTTGTTGTTGCTGGACAAACAGCCTGCCCTGCGTTACCTGGATGAACACCTCAGTGAAAAGCGATACCTGCATCCGGAAGTATTTAAACTGCTCCGACAGGAACTGGGCGCCTCAGCAACACCACTTCTGCTGAAGGCCATCGAAAACGATTACGACGCCAAACATATCTTCCCGCTGCTGACGCAAGCGGATACTTCGTTGTATGCAGACCAGCTATGGGATTTCACCCTGCACAAGCTGAAATCTGTTCGTACGCTCGTTGCCGTTATCCTGGCAGACCATCCGCAGGCATTGGAAAAAGCAGGTGTCCTGCTGCAGCATAAAAAGGCAGAGCAACGTCTGACGGCTGTACAGATACTGTGCAAACTGAACACCCCTGCCGCCAAAGACCTGCTCCAACAGGCACTGCATAAGGAAATCAACGACGATGCCCGCGACCTGATGCTGGAAACATTAGGTACTAGCATTTCAGGTGCAGACGACGAAACTACCGTACAACAGCTGGTGGCCTTTGCCAAAAAGAGAGGCAAACTTACCCGGCCACTGGAAACATGGCTCGACGATAGCAGCCTGCCACCACTGTTCCTGCGCAACGGTATGCAGCTTACCCAGGATATGCTGCGCTTTTTGTTGTACCGCATGTCGCGCATAAAAGAAATACGCTCTGATATTGAAGCCAGACCGTTGCTTCGTCTGGTAGACCGTACTACCAGCGGACCTTTTGCTCAACATCTCTTCAACTTATACACCGCCAGAAATGGCGATGCCAAAGTAAAATACCTGCTGGCACTGGCCGCCCTTACCGGCGATCAGGAGCTGGCCACCTTACTGGAGCAGTCTCTTTCCCAATGGATCAATGACAAACGGCTCCGTATGGCAGAACATGGTGCCGGCGCGCTGGCCATCCATGGCAGCAAACAAGCCCTGGCAGCAGTGGAGTTCTTGTCCCGCAAATACCGGGTACGCAAATCCAACGTAGGGGCGGCAGCGTTAGCCGGCCTTCAACATGCCGCCGCTGAGCTGGGCCTTACCATGCATGAGCTGGGAGACCGGATCATACCTGATTTCGGATTCAATGGCCTCTTTCTCCCCTTCCAGGTAAAAGATGATACTTACCATGTGTTCATCGATCAGCATTTTAAGCCTGGTTATATCAACAACAAACATAAGCGCCTGAAATCCATTCCGGCAGCCACGCCAGCCGCTACCAAAGACGCTTTCAAGCAGCTGGGCAAAGCAGTGGCCGAAACGGTGAAGTCGCAAACCGGCAGGCTGGAACACTTCCTGGTGATGCAGCGCAGATGGGTGCCCGAACAATGGCAGCAATGTTTTTTACATAATCCGGTGATGTTCGTATATGCCAACCGGTTATTATGGGCATTATACAATGAACAGGAGCAGCTGATTACCTGTTTCCAGTGCCGTGACAACGGTGCCCTGACCGATCTTCATGGCGATGCAGTGAGCATACCTTCCGGCGCTTCCATCCGGATACTGCATCCGCTATACCTCGACGGCGCACAACTCCGGCAATGGCAGCAACGTTTCACCGAAGAAGGCATTGTGTCTGTATTCCCGCAACTGGAGCGGCCGGTGGCTTCCCTCCCACCACAACAGGCTGCGACCACGCTGGTCCATGATTTTGAAGACATTGCCCTGGAAAGCACCCTGCTCAACAAACACATGGAACAGAAAGGCTGGAAACTCAGTGAAGGCAGTGACGGCAAATACGTATATGCCTATCACAAGACCGATGATGAAAACCAACTGGAAGTGATTGTAGAGATGAGCAGCATATATAAAGAGGAAGGATTTCAGTACAAACTGGGCAAGCTGTATTTTATCGACAAAACCAAAGCGAGCCAGCGTTGGTTTAGAAGTACCGATAAGGATGCAGCGGACTGCCTGCTGCCACTGGGGCATGTGCCTCCGGTATTTTATTCAGAAGCAATTACCGACCTGACTATCTCCCGCACAATGGCGGAGGTGGCCTAA
- a CDS encoding DUF5682 family protein, which yields MSVHILGIRHHGPGSARNVKTFLEALQPDIVLVEGPPEADAILSWAGHEDLKPPVAILVYQPDNPQHSCFYPFAEYSPEWQAIGYAQRQRIPVRFMDLPLAHVFALEKEKAAAAGNTPEEVDTTLLVNGDEGTTVENKLNDTAGGLLPRTADKQAASHAFDPGVQTRVNDLPVSSEVAALPSPETDDDFTDLLPAQPLPEAAFYRDPIVHLAHAAGYDDGERWWEHMFEYRMEQEQVFEAVSDAMQALREELPQRDSRMEQLREAWMRKIIRQAEKEMYTRIAVICGAWHAPALKNMPTQKADNDLLKGLPKVKIDCTWIPWTYSRLSYESGYGAGVPSPGWYQHIWEHPSDDGTRWMALVAKLFRDKQQDTSVAHVLEAVRLANALASLRQYSRPGLEELNEATLSILCNGEDVLMQLIRDELIVSNRIGQVPSDIPKPPLQADIERLQKRLRLPQTADFKDYTLDLRKDTDLERSIFLHRLELLGVRWGNRSETSGKGTFKEQWRLQWDPSFSVDIIEKGSWGNTVLEATTQYVMDIAGKTSTLREVCGMLESALPAELPKVVDVLIQRINNLAAASGDVLQLLEVVPSLVNITRYGNVRKTDADMVMVIAESMISRICVSLPSACTAVAEDAALELLEQFQALNDAIGLLQHPALTADWTATLQAISGNSQSAPMIAGYASRLLFDFKVLDGDTLFSRFSIAMSVANAPAVAAAWLEGFLKGSGTLLLLDETLWNMVYGWVAQLENDIFMQILPLLRRTFSNFTAPERKKLGEKVKRGTGNAPATVAVEAGVDEVRAAMGIPVVMKMLGFFHIDNQAE from the coding sequence ATGTCTGTTCATATATTAGGAATCCGGCACCACGGGCCCGGCTCCGCCAGAAATGTAAAAACATTTCTGGAAGCATTACAGCCCGATATTGTGCTGGTGGAAGGTCCTCCGGAAGCGGACGCCATTCTTTCCTGGGCGGGCCATGAAGACCTGAAACCGCCAGTGGCGATACTGGTGTATCAGCCCGATAACCCGCAGCATTCCTGCTTCTACCCTTTTGCTGAATACTCACCCGAGTGGCAGGCCATTGGGTATGCGCAGCGGCAACGTATTCCGGTCCGTTTTATGGACCTGCCCCTCGCACATGTGTTTGCGCTTGAGAAGGAAAAAGCTGCTGCTGCCGGCAATACTCCGGAGGAAGTGGATACTACGTTACTGGTTAATGGTGATGAGGGAACTACTGTTGAAAATAAACTGAATGATACCGCTGGCGGGCTATTGCCCCGTACTGCCGACAAGCAGGCAGCGTCCCATGCCTTTGATCCGGGTGTGCAAACGCGGGTAAATGATCTGCCGGTTTCCAGCGAAGTCGCAGCATTGCCCTCGCCGGAAACGGATGATGATTTTACAGACCTGTTGCCGGCGCAACCATTACCCGAAGCAGCCTTCTACCGCGACCCGATTGTTCACCTGGCTCATGCCGCCGGTTATGATGATGGCGAAAGATGGTGGGAACATATGTTTGAATACCGGATGGAGCAGGAGCAGGTATTCGAGGCGGTGAGCGATGCCATGCAGGCGTTACGCGAAGAGCTTCCACAGCGCGACAGCCGGATGGAACAGCTACGGGAAGCCTGGATGCGTAAAATAATACGGCAGGCTGAAAAGGAGATGTACACCCGTATAGCCGTGATATGTGGCGCCTGGCACGCACCTGCTCTTAAAAACATGCCCACCCAAAAGGCCGATAACGACCTGCTGAAAGGGCTACCCAAAGTAAAAATCGACTGTACCTGGATACCCTGGACGTACAGCCGTTTAAGTTATGAAAGCGGATATGGCGCCGGTGTGCCATCCCCCGGATGGTACCAGCACATCTGGGAGCATCCCTCCGATGACGGTACCCGCTGGATGGCCCTGGTAGCCAAACTTTTCAGGGACAAACAACAGGATACTTCTGTAGCCCATGTACTGGAAGCAGTACGCCTGGCCAATGCACTGGCCTCTCTGCGCCAATATTCCCGGCCAGGGCTGGAAGAACTGAATGAAGCCACTCTCAGTATATTATGCAATGGGGAAGATGTGCTGATGCAACTGATACGGGATGAGCTGATCGTCAGCAACCGTATCGGACAGGTACCTTCAGACATACCCAAACCGCCCCTGCAGGCAGATATAGAACGGCTGCAGAAAAGACTGCGGCTGCCGCAAACAGCCGATTTCAAAGACTATACCCTCGACCTCCGGAAGGATACTGATCTGGAAAGGAGTATCTTCCTGCACCGGTTAGAGTTGCTCGGCGTCCGCTGGGGCAACCGGTCCGAGACATCGGGCAAAGGCACTTTTAAAGAACAATGGCGCCTGCAGTGGGACCCCTCTTTTTCTGTAGACATCATTGAAAAAGGCAGCTGGGGTAATACCGTGCTGGAAGCCACCACACAATATGTGATGGATATTGCCGGCAAAACGTCCACCCTGCGGGAAGTATGCGGTATGCTGGAATCGGCACTGCCGGCGGAACTGCCCAAAGTAGTGGATGTGCTGATCCAGCGTATCAACAACCTGGCTGCCGCTTCCGGTGATGTGCTGCAGTTACTCGAAGTAGTTCCGTCTCTGGTAAATATTACCCGGTACGGGAATGTTCGCAAAACAGACGCCGACATGGTGATGGTCATTGCGGAGAGTATGATCAGCAGGATATGTGTCAGTTTACCTTCGGCCTGTACAGCGGTAGCCGAAGATGCCGCCCTGGAGCTGCTGGAGCAATTCCAGGCGCTGAACGACGCCATCGGCCTGCTCCAGCATCCTGCACTGACGGCCGACTGGACCGCCACCCTGCAGGCCATCTCTGGCAACAGTCAATCTGCGCCTATGATAGCTGGCTATGCCTCACGGCTGCTGTTTGATTTTAAAGTGCTGGACGGCGATACCCTCTTCAGCCGTTTCAGTATAGCCATGTCCGTAGCCAATGCACCGGCTGTTGCCGCCGCCTGGCTCGAGGGCTTCCTCAAAGGCAGTGGTACCCTCCTGCTGCTCGATGAAACCCTCTGGAATATGGTATATGGCTGGGTAGCCCAACTGGAAAATGATATTTTCATGCAGATATTGCCATTATTACGCCGCACCTTTTCTAACTTTACAGCCCCAGAAAGAAAAAAACTGGGTGAAAAAGTGAAGCGGGGAACAGGTAATGCCCCTGCCACGGTAGCCGTGGAAGCCGGAGTTGACGAAGTCCGGGCGGCCATGGGCATACCGGTGGTCATGAAGATGTTGGGATTTTTTCATATTGATAACCAGGCAGAATGA
- a CDS encoding VWA domain-containing protein gives MKIMEENTRRWRLILGGDNNDGTAFILNKADQQIDKTLEALYDSNRKGGLGASSPNVSRWLGDIRSYFPASVVQVMQKDAIKRLDLTAMLLEKEMLENVEPDVHLVATLMTLSRVIPEKTKDTARQVVKKVVDELMKKLSQPMHQAISGSLNRSVRNRRPRHHEINWNLTIRKNLQHYQPDYKTIIPETLIGYGRKRSALKDVVLCLDQSGSMGTSVVYSGIFGAVMASIPAVQTKMVVFDTAVADLTEELQDPVELLFGVQLGGGTDINAALKYCQQIVARPTDTVLVLITDLFEGGDEAGMRKRFTELAASGVQVIVLLALNDEGAPSYDHENAQFLATLGIPVFACTPDKFPDMMAMALSKQDIAQWAAREEMVLKK, from the coding sequence ATGAAGATCATGGAAGAAAATACACGCCGGTGGCGACTGATCCTGGGAGGAGACAATAATGACGGCACTGCCTTTATTTTAAATAAGGCCGACCAGCAGATAGACAAAACGCTGGAGGCACTGTACGATAGCAACCGTAAAGGTGGCCTGGGTGCATCCTCTCCCAATGTGAGCCGCTGGCTGGGCGATATACGCAGCTACTTTCCTGCCTCTGTAGTACAGGTGATGCAGAAAGACGCCATCAAACGGCTCGACCTCACCGCCATGCTGCTGGAAAAAGAGATGCTGGAAAATGTGGAGCCGGACGTACATCTGGTGGCCACGCTGATGACGCTCAGCCGTGTGATCCCGGAAAAAACCAAAGACACGGCCCGTCAGGTAGTCAAAAAAGTGGTGGATGAACTTATGAAAAAGCTGTCGCAGCCTATGCACCAGGCTATCAGTGGCAGCCTTAACAGGAGTGTGCGCAACAGGCGCCCCCGCCACCATGAAATCAACTGGAACCTGACCATCCGAAAAAATCTGCAGCATTATCAACCTGATTACAAAACCATCATCCCGGAAACACTGATTGGATATGGCCGTAAAAGGTCTGCCCTCAAGGACGTAGTGCTCTGTCTTGACCAGAGCGGTTCTATGGGTACTTCTGTAGTGTATTCCGGCATTTTTGGTGCAGTGATGGCCTCTATCCCTGCCGTACAAACGAAAATGGTAGTCTTCGATACTGCGGTAGCCGATCTTACAGAAGAGCTCCAGGACCCGGTAGAACTGCTGTTTGGCGTACAACTGGGCGGGGGCACCGATATTAATGCTGCGCTGAAATATTGCCAGCAGATCGTTGCCCGGCCTACCGACACAGTGCTGGTGCTGATTACTGACCTTTTTGAAGGCGGAGATGAAGCCGGCATGCGTAAACGTTTTACAGAACTGGCCGCCAGCGGCGTACAGGTAATAGTACTACTGGCCCTCAATGATGAAGGCGCACCCTCATATGACCACGAAAATGCACAGTTCCTGGCTACACTGGGTATCCCGGTATTTGCCTGCACACCAGATAAATTCCCGGATATGATGGCCATGGCACTGAGCAAACAGGACATTGCCCAATGGGCTGCCAGAGAGGAAATGGTCCTGAAAAAATAA
- a CDS encoding beta-N-acetylhexosaminidase, translating into MLRFQSVVFSSLLLLATTAQRLQAQRLIPQPSQITATTGVFKLSGATAVISGKSAGEAKYLQESIKNRTRLTLPLQSAAQTNYIRLSLDAKLDSTLGKEGYLLKVTPAGATITAASDAGIFYGIQSLQQLITFKDDSYIIDGVDIQDKPRFGWRAFMLDEARHFKGTAAVKKLLEEMAALKMNTFHWHLTDDQGWRIEIKKYPLLTKVGGHRDSTQTGSWSSTVYDGKPHDGFYTQEQIRDIIAFAATRHITIIPEIEMPGHSSAAIAAYPWLGTRHQQISVPGKFGVHYDVFNVSDPKVVTFLQDVLQEVISLFPSKVIHIGGDEVKYDQWKADANVQAYMQSHQLATPADLQIAFTNDISVFLAGKQRRMMGWNEIMGAKLHEYNDTKDVGTKQLAPGTIVHFWKGDLKLITDAVSKGYDVVNSYHAATYLDYDYTQISLEGAYKFDPIPAGLDAKYHSKILGVGCQMWGEWIPDEMAMEEKVYPRLAAYAEDGWTQSSNKNFKEFKEALNNFYSRWSNHSIYYHRN; encoded by the coding sequence ATGCTCAGATTTCAATCCGTGGTTTTTAGTAGTTTATTGCTGCTGGCCACAACTGCCCAAAGGCTGCAGGCCCAGCGCCTTATACCGCAGCCCTCGCAGATAACCGCCACTACCGGCGTATTTAAACTCTCCGGCGCCACTGCCGTTATAAGCGGCAAAAGCGCCGGGGAAGCTAAATACCTACAGGAATCTATAAAAAACCGGACCCGGTTAACTCTCCCCCTCCAATCGGCCGCACAAACCAATTATATCCGCTTATCACTAGACGCAAAACTGGACTCTACCCTGGGCAAGGAAGGGTATCTGCTGAAAGTGACTCCGGCCGGAGCTACCATTACAGCAGCCTCCGATGCCGGTATATTTTACGGCATCCAGTCACTGCAGCAGCTAATAACGTTTAAGGATGACAGTTATATTATCGATGGTGTGGACATACAGGACAAACCCCGCTTTGGCTGGAGAGCCTTTATGCTGGACGAAGCCCGTCATTTTAAAGGGACTGCAGCCGTAAAAAAACTCCTGGAAGAAATGGCCGCCCTGAAGATGAACACCTTTCACTGGCATCTTACCGACGACCAGGGCTGGCGGATAGAAATCAAAAAGTATCCGCTGCTTACCAAGGTAGGTGGCCATCGGGATTCTACCCAAACCGGCAGCTGGAGCAGTACTGTTTATGATGGCAAACCACATGATGGTTTTTATACCCAGGAACAGATTCGCGATATCATCGCTTTCGCTGCCACGCGGCATATTACCATTATCCCTGAGATTGAAATGCCCGGCCACTCATCTGCCGCCATTGCGGCCTATCCCTGGTTAGGCACAAGGCACCAGCAGATCAGCGTTCCCGGAAAATTCGGCGTACACTATGATGTTTTCAATGTGTCCGATCCCAAAGTGGTTACTTTCCTGCAGGACGTTTTACAGGAAGTAATCAGCCTGTTCCCCTCCAAAGTGATACATATTGGCGGTGATGAGGTAAAATATGACCAATGGAAAGCCGATGCTAACGTACAGGCCTATATGCAATCTCATCAGCTGGCCACCCCGGCTGATTTACAAATAGCCTTTACCAATGATATCTCTGTTTTCCTGGCGGGCAAACAACGCCGTATGATGGGCTGGAATGAGATTATGGGCGCCAAACTGCATGAATACAATGATACCAAAGATGTAGGCACTAAACAACTGGCACCAGGTACAATTGTCCATTTCTGGAAAGGTGATCTCAAACTGATTACAGACGCGGTATCCAAAGGATATGATGTGGTTAACTCTTACCATGCCGCTACCTACCTGGACTATGACTATACCCAGATATCACTGGAAGGTGCTTATAAGTTTGACCCCATCCCTGCCGGGCTGGATGCCAAATATCACAGCAAAATACTGGGTGTGGGTTGTCAGATGTGGGGAGAATGGATTCCCGACGAGATGGCCATGGAAGAAAAAGTATATCCCCGCCTCGCAGCCTATGCAGAAGACGGATGGACACAATCTTCCAACAAAAATTTCAAGGAGTTTAAAGAGGCGCTGAACAACTTCTACTCACGATGGAGCAATCATAGCATTTATTACCACAGAAATTAA